A DNA window from Danio aesculapii chromosome 14, fDanAes4.1, whole genome shotgun sequence contains the following coding sequences:
- the taf7 gene encoding transcription initiation factor TFIID subunit 7, producing the protein MTSKAKVGKVGTKSKEDAPHELESQFVLRLPQEYASTVRRIAQSSSMNMKDRLTIELHADGRHGIVRVDRVPLACKLVDLPCILESLKTVDKKTFYKTADICQMLVCTLDGDLYPPLEEPTGTADSKTKKKDKDKDKKFVWNHGITLPLKNTRKRRFRKTAKKKYIESPDVEKEVKRLLSTDAEAVSVRWEVIAEDESKEPDNSLSLSNLESSPGTSGHKGHGSSVQHDELREIFNDISSSSEDEDEEGDRHDDEDLNIMDTEDDMVRQLHEKLNESDGGRDENDRNSQIVMEYQMQINNLKAKLQETRARKKQQEKLIMEVENQALRDRFQGLLNGMNRQEEQEMEQLASLQEQLDSLIEK; encoded by the exons ATGACCTCAAAAGCAAAAG TGGGAAAGGTGGGCACCAAAAGCAAAGAAGATGCTCCTCATGAGCTGGAGAGTCAGTTTGTTTTACGGCTTCCTCAG GAATACGCCTCTACGGTCAGGCGGATTGCCCAGTCTAGCAGCATGAATATGAAAGATAGACTTACAATAGAGTTGCATG CTGATGGACGCCATGGGATTGTTCGAGTGGATCGTGTTCCATTAGCATGTAAATTAGTGGATTTACCCTGCATCCTGGAGTCTTTAAAAACTGTTGACAAAAAGACCTTCTATAAGACAGCCGATATCTGTCAG ATGCTGGTATGCACACTAGATGGAGATCTATACCCCCCTCTAGAGGAGCCCACGGGTACTGCTGACTCCAAAACCAAAAAGAAAGACAAGGATAAAGACAAGAAATTTGTTTGGAATCACGGCA TTACACTTCCTCTAAAGAACACAAGGAAGAGGCGGTTCAGGAAGACAGCGAAGAAGAAG TACATTGAGTCTCCTGATGTGGAAAAAGAGGTGAAGAGACTCTTGAGCACAGATGCAGAAGCCGTCAGCGTTC GATGGGAGGTGATTgctgaagatgaatctaaagaaccTGACAACAGCTTATCTCTTTCCAATCTGGAGTCTTCACCCGGAACCTCTGGACACAAGGGTCACGGCTCTTCAG tCCAACATGACGAGCTTCGCGAGATCTTCAAtgacatcagcagcagcagcgagGATGAGGACGAAGAGGGCGATCGACATGACGATGAAGATCTAAACATCATGGACACTGAAGATGACATGGTCAGGCAGCTCCACGAGAAACTGAACGAGTCGGACGGAGGCAGAGATGAGAATGACCGGAACAGTCAGATCG TAATGGAGTACCAGATGCAGATCAACAATTTGAAGGCCAAGCTCCAGGAAACACGTGCCCGCAAGAAGCAACAGGAGAAACTGATCATGGAGGTGGAAAATCAAGCCCTGAGG GATCGCTTCCAGGGACTTTTGAATGGTATGAATCGTCAAGAGGAGCAAGAGATGGAACAG CTGGCTTCCCTTCAAGAGCAGCTGGACTCGCTGATCGAGAAGTGA